One window of Cohnella hashimotonis genomic DNA carries:
- a CDS encoding cache domain-containing sensor histidine kinase: MKGLTKYVSGISIHNKIFIANLLIIVFFISSQSIFTNNISQKAIIEKAVNDSSRELVLIRNNLQTLLSTIEDYSKILASDYRLQNVLYNDLLLNNDSYAHKPVAGLSNLSMNKILSETISNIVEPNTKIKAVSILTANRQWVDVGFADNEYASRLFGDGDERADRFYLPVWTGLIRFKFRYEGEDNVFAVSKTVVHKDTGKTIGRVFLYVKEDVITSIYEEGKNHKGGQFYILDAEGSIISAKNKDLLYRKFDEAFSIAIPDFGQKDVSFTQTSGSKRMLVSTQRFTPLQWTIVSTIPIDEITLERKKINQLIIGIGAVCLLLALIVSFLLSRSITRPIFRLAKTMREIRTGKMQVRSAYQSRDEIGYLSDGFNNLMDRIEALMAENTEKQKTKAEIEFKLLQSQIKPHFFYNTVETIISLIKLNMGREAITAAQYMAEFYKVSLSNGNDIISIKDEMRLTASYLEIQQLRYVEYMAYTMEIDDEIMTYSIPKLTLQPLVENAIYHGLKMKSEKGFVRIGGRRVGEDVHIEIFDNGVGMREDQIQAMMTKERSGFGFRSVADRIRMLYGERYGPKVESEYDAFTKITIVLPLRRL, translated from the coding sequence GTGAAAGGGCTTACAAAATATGTGAGCGGCATATCCATCCATAATAAGATTTTTATTGCGAACCTGCTGATCATCGTGTTTTTTATATCGAGCCAATCGATCTTCACCAACAACATCTCGCAGAAAGCCATCATCGAGAAGGCTGTCAACGATTCCTCGCGGGAGCTTGTGCTGATCAGGAATAACCTGCAAACGCTGTTATCGACGATCGAAGACTATTCCAAAATTCTGGCGAGCGATTATCGCTTGCAAAACGTGCTTTATAACGACTTGCTGTTGAATAACGATTCCTATGCGCACAAGCCTGTGGCAGGACTCAGCAACCTTTCCATGAATAAAATTCTCTCCGAAACGATCAGCAACATCGTGGAGCCGAACACCAAAATCAAAGCGGTAAGCATTCTGACCGCCAATCGTCAATGGGTGGACGTGGGCTTTGCCGATAATGAATACGCCTCCCGCCTGTTCGGCGACGGGGACGAGCGCGCGGATCGTTTCTACTTGCCCGTCTGGACCGGTCTGATCCGCTTCAAATTCAGGTACGAGGGAGAAGACAACGTATTTGCGGTATCCAAGACGGTCGTTCACAAAGATACGGGAAAAACGATCGGACGCGTTTTTTTGTACGTCAAAGAAGACGTCATCACTTCGATCTATGAGGAGGGAAAAAACCATAAGGGCGGACAGTTTTACATCTTAGACGCAGAGGGCAGCATCATTTCCGCCAAAAACAAAGATTTGCTGTACCGTAAATTCGACGAAGCGTTCTCCATCGCCATTCCCGACTTCGGACAAAAAGACGTCAGCTTTACGCAAACCAGCGGCAGCAAGCGGATGCTCGTATCCACGCAGCGCTTCACACCGCTCCAATGGACGATCGTAAGCACGATTCCGATCGACGAGATCACGCTGGAACGCAAGAAAATCAACCAGTTGATCATTGGAATCGGCGCCGTATGTTTGCTGCTCGCATTGATCGTTTCCTTTTTGCTGTCCCGTTCGATCACGCGTCCCATTTTTCGCCTCGCCAAGACGATGAGAGAGATTCGGACGGGCAAGATGCAGGTCAGAAGCGCGTACCAGTCCAGAGACGAGATCGGGTATTTAAGCGACGGGTTCAACAATTTAATGGATCGCATTGAAGCGCTGATGGCCGAGAACACGGAGAAGCAGAAAACGAAGGCCGAGATCGAATTTAAATTGCTGCAGTCCCAAATCAAGCCGCATTTTTTTTACAATACGGTTGAAACCATCATCTCGCTCATCAAGCTGAACATGGGGAGAGAAGCGATAACGGCAGCGCAATATATGGCGGAATTTTATAAAGTTTCGCTAAGCAACGGGAACGATATTATTTCGATCAAAGACGAGATGCGTTTAACGGCAAGCTATCTGGAAATTCAGCAGCTGCGTTACGTGGAATATATGGCGTACACGATGGAGATCGACGACGAGATCATGACCTATTCCATTCCGAAGCTGACCTTGCAGCCTCTCGTGGAAAATGCGATCTATCACGGACTGAAGATGAAAAGCGAAAAAGGATTCGTACGCATCGGGGGCCGGCGAGTGGGCGAAGACGTGCACATCGAAATTTTCGACAATGGGGTCGGCATGCGCGAAGATCAAATCCAGGCGATGATGACCAAGGAAAGAAGCGGATTCGGATTCAGGAGCGTAGCCGACCGGATCCGCATGCTGTACGGAGAGAGATACGGGCCGAAAGTGGAAAGCGAGTATGACGCCTTCACGAAGATAACGATCGTATTGCCTCTGAGACGTCTATAG
- a CDS encoding carbohydrate ABC transporter permease — MNKYFSTKLSIFVFTAPALLLFTVFCVYPLLPEIWMSLHDHDGFRNLGFVGLDNYREVLSTPSFWTAHKNTYLIVAISLLLGLPLSMMLSLFMDVQTPRLRRFFKTAAMFPAILSVTVVAQIWLAFYEPNWGLFNSILHSIGLSDWTHSWLTEKKTVMPSIGLSFLWQYIGLNAILFYTGIKTIPKDYYEAALLDGASFAQVCLKITIPLLQNVIKYVLILSTLGSMAFYSHVRVMTAGGPGDTSRTVIYQMYYTAFDTSQFGKGTAIAVLFIIQCLVISFIIQRFVARGKLEF, encoded by the coding sequence ATGAACAAGTATTTCAGCACCAAGTTATCCATATTCGTGTTTACCGCGCCGGCCTTGCTGTTGTTTACCGTATTCTGCGTATACCCGCTGCTTCCGGAGATCTGGATGAGTTTGCACGACCATGACGGCTTTCGCAATCTGGGCTTTGTCGGATTGGATAACTACAGAGAAGTGCTGTCGACGCCTTCCTTTTGGACCGCTCACAAAAACACGTATCTTATCGTAGCCATATCGCTGCTGCTGGGGCTGCCCCTTTCCATGATGCTCTCGCTTTTTATGGACGTGCAAACGCCAAGGCTTCGCCGCTTTTTTAAGACGGCGGCCATGTTTCCCGCGATCCTGTCGGTTACGGTCGTGGCCCAGATTTGGCTTGCGTTCTACGAGCCGAACTGGGGACTGTTCAACAGCATCCTTCATTCCATCGGACTAAGCGACTGGACGCACTCGTGGCTGACGGAAAAGAAAACGGTCATGCCGAGCATCGGGCTGTCGTTCCTGTGGCAATATATCGGACTGAATGCCATCCTGTTCTATACGGGAATCAAGACGATTCCCAAAGACTATTACGAAGCGGCCTTGCTCGACGGCGCCAGCTTTGCGCAGGTGTGCCTTAAGATCACGATCCCTCTGCTGCAAAACGTCATCAAGTACGTATTGATCCTTTCTACGCTAGGTTCGATGGCCTTCTACTCGCATGTGCGCGTCATGACGGCCGGAGGACCCGGGGATACCTCGAGAACCGTCATCTACCAGATGTACTATACGGCGTTCGACACTTCCCAGTTCGGCAAAGGGACCGCCATTGCCGTGCTCTTCATTATTCAATGTCTCGTGATCTCTTTTATCATCCAGCGGTTTGTGGCGAGAGGGAAGCTGGAGTTCTAA
- a CDS encoding carbohydrate ABC transporter permease — protein MIFLKVLSRVFWVAVGCTFLFPLYWMVTMALKSKNEAYANPFGIPTSWDWLNFGEALSKYHFYTYFQNSLIYTAGTIVLTLTTGSMLAYCLSRMQWRFNSAALFYVSLGLIVPIEVVVIPLFQLIKTLHIKNSYLGLILPYSGFAIASCVLMLYAFLRSLPKELEEASCIDGANVYQTFFKIIFPIVMPALMTQCVLIFIRIWNEFPLAFIIASKDQFRPLTVGLLSYFVNVGVADWGLIGASMLLSSLPMIIVYLIGNEKIENALTAGAILK, from the coding sequence GTGATTTTTCTGAAAGTGTTGAGCCGCGTATTTTGGGTGGCCGTCGGCTGCACGTTTTTGTTTCCCCTGTATTGGATGGTAACGATGGCCTTGAAGTCGAAGAACGAGGCTTACGCCAATCCCTTCGGCATTCCGACCTCTTGGGATTGGCTGAACTTTGGCGAAGCTTTGTCCAAATATCATTTTTATACTTACTTCCAGAACAGCCTGATCTATACCGCAGGGACGATCGTGCTCACGCTGACGACCGGCAGCATGCTTGCCTATTGCCTCAGCCGAATGCAATGGAGATTCAACTCGGCGGCGCTGTTCTATGTATCGTTAGGGCTGATCGTGCCGATTGAAGTCGTCGTCATCCCTTTGTTTCAGCTGATCAAGACGCTTCATATTAAAAATAGCTATCTTGGTCTCATCCTGCCGTATTCCGGGTTCGCGATCGCGTCCTGCGTACTCATGCTGTACGCGTTCCTGCGCTCGTTGCCCAAGGAGCTGGAGGAAGCGTCATGCATCGACGGAGCGAACGTGTACCAGACCTTTTTCAAAATTATATTTCCGATCGTCATGCCGGCGCTCATGACCCAATGCGTGCTCATTTTCATTCGCATTTGGAACGAGTTCCCCCTCGCTTTCATTATTGCTTCCAAGGACCAGTTCCGGCCGCTCACCGTGGGCTTGCTGAGTTACTTCGTTAACGTAGGGGTTGCGGATTGGGGACTGATCGGCGCCAGCATGCTGCTGTCCAGCCTGCCGATGATCATCGTATATCTGATCGGCAACGAAAAGATCGAAAACGCGCTGACGGCGGGGGCCATCCTCAAGTAA
- a CDS encoding ABC transporter substrate-binding protein: MFVQTRLGKSALALAALSVVLAGCGGNNDNNKGADASASSSASASPKASASGSASASASASDAASPSAAASDLKEYKLTLYLPGTPPKDEAKVEAEINKYLKEKINATLDINLVDWGQWDNKMNLAIASRDPMDIIFTASWNGHATNVAKGAFLPLNDPNGKHGNLLEKYGQDILSTLPEAFLTGAKINGFNYGIPTNKELAEQGGIIFRKDIADELGVTDQLMAAKTIADLEPVLAKVKAEKPEMTPVFLRDGDNFNSHYFAKYDFLGDNTIEGAIMKDGDETTVKPRNELPRYKETLEITRDFFKKGYINKDAATTQLSGNDAMKKGNVFMMTSALKPGKDAETANATGLAGKLAQVAMTDRTVATSDTAGSMLGISTTSGDPERAMMFIDLLHTDKYLNNLLNFGIEGDHYTKSGEIITPTDNTGNYAIGATWMLGSQFLNYVWNTEAPDKWEQFKKFNEGAHNSPGLGFTFNAEPVKSQVSVESNIRKQYDPGLDTGSIDPAKADEYYKKLKANGLDAIIAEKQKQLNAFLGK; the protein is encoded by the coding sequence ATGTTCGTGCAAACCAGGCTCGGCAAGTCCGCGCTCGCCCTCGCGGCGCTCTCCGTCGTGCTCGCAGGCTGCGGCGGCAACAACGACAACAACAAAGGCGCCGACGCGTCCGCTTCTTCTTCGGCATCCGCTTCGCCGAAGGCATCCGCCAGCGGCTCCGCATCGGCGAGCGCCTCCGCATCCGATGCCGCGTCTCCGTCCGCGGCGGCATCGGATCTCAAGGAATACAAGCTGACGCTGTACCTGCCCGGCACGCCGCCCAAGGACGAGGCGAAGGTCGAGGCCGAGATCAACAAATATCTCAAAGAAAAGATCAACGCGACGCTCGATATCAACCTGGTCGACTGGGGTCAATGGGACAACAAGATGAATCTTGCAATCGCTTCCCGCGATCCGATGGACATCATCTTCACCGCCAGCTGGAACGGTCATGCGACCAATGTCGCCAAGGGCGCCTTCCTGCCGCTGAACGACCCGAACGGCAAGCACGGCAACCTGCTCGAAAAGTACGGCCAGGACATTTTGTCCACGCTGCCGGAAGCGTTCCTGACGGGCGCCAAGATCAACGGGTTCAACTATGGCATCCCGACGAACAAGGAGCTCGCGGAGCAGGGCGGCATCATCTTCCGCAAGGATATCGCCGACGAGCTGGGCGTCACCGATCAGTTGATGGCGGCCAAGACGATCGCGGACCTCGAGCCTGTCCTCGCCAAGGTGAAGGCCGAGAAGCCCGAGATGACGCCGGTATTCCTGCGCGACGGGGATAACTTCAACTCGCATTACTTTGCCAAGTACGACTTCCTGGGCGACAATACGATCGAAGGCGCCATCATGAAGGACGGCGACGAGACGACGGTCAAGCCGCGCAACGAGCTGCCGCGCTACAAGGAGACGCTGGAGATCACCCGCGATTTCTTCAAAAAGGGCTATATCAACAAAGACGCGGCGACGACGCAATTGAGCGGCAACGATGCCATGAAGAAGGGCAACGTGTTCATGATGACCTCGGCGCTCAAGCCGGGCAAGGACGCCGAGACGGCGAACGCGACCGGTCTCGCAGGCAAGCTGGCGCAGGTCGCGATGACGGACCGCACCGTCGCGACGAGCGACACGGCCGGCTCGATGCTCGGTATCTCAACCACGTCGGGCGATCCGGAGCGCGCGATGATGTTCATCGACCTGCTGCACACCGACAAGTACCTGAACAACCTGCTCAACTTCGGCATCGAGGGCGATCATTATACGAAGAGCGGCGAGATCATCACGCCGACCGACAATACGGGCAACTATGCGATCGGCGCGACCTGGATGCTGGGCAGCCAATTCCTGAACTACGTCTGGAACACGGAAGCGCCGGACAAGTGGGAGCAGTTCAAGAAGTTCAACGAAGGCGCGCACAACTCGCCGGGCCTCGGCTTCACGTTTAACGCGGAGCCGGTCAAGTCGCAGGTGTCGGTCGAGTCCAACATCCGCAAGCAGTACGACCCGGGCCTCGATACCGGCTCGATCGATCCGGCCAAGGCCGACGAGTATTACAAAAAGCTCAAGGCGAACGGTCTCGACGCGATCATCGCCGAGAAGCAGAAGCAGCTGAATGCGTTTCTGGGCAAGTAA
- a CDS encoding ABC transporter substrate-binding protein, with protein MKNNSMAKAAILMAGALLVLSACSGKNENSNSKPSDSPSVAAGSSEAAPTESAKESAGTDGKKIKMRVITITTDENRNNIMDKYIKPKIAEALPNLEVEFEPGGGGEDMANKLKTLNASEDMPDVFWNDAGYFTPLKSTGSIMDLTSYISNDGFLSKYAVPDALKHVDGKIYSLSSGADTYFTPVIFYHKDMFEQAGVKAPATFDEFLQISKTLKGKGMVPAVTPGKDGWGVKLFMLQQMIQIGDPQAMADLVSNKTNFDNPSVQEGAARIEKMVKEGVFPDGIANLDYGPAMEMFTSKKAAMLMMFTWELPNLAKDETVDFFPFPSAGDKYDPTKSVQFWGSPLNGYAVSGKTKHPEEAVKLAEFLAMADALYFETTGAPIALQTGNTPADKSPLMQKFVDWYNPIPNKIASMALNSLDARTSAEMSTEGANLLTGEYAAPDFNKAMNKIWSENTWFDN; from the coding sequence ATGAAAAACAATTCAATGGCAAAGGCTGCGATCCTTATGGCGGGCGCTTTGCTGGTACTGTCGGCATGCAGCGGCAAAAATGAAAACAGCAACAGCAAGCCGTCCGACAGCCCGTCGGTCGCGGCGGGGAGTTCGGAAGCAGCCCCCACGGAGAGCGCCAAGGAGAGCGCGGGGACGGACGGCAAAAAGATCAAAATGAGGGTCATTACCATTACGACTGACGAGAATCGCAACAACATCATGGATAAGTATATTAAGCCGAAGATTGCGGAAGCGCTGCCGAATCTGGAGGTCGAATTCGAGCCCGGCGGCGGCGGCGAGGATATGGCGAACAAATTGAAGACGTTAAACGCGTCGGAGGATATGCCGGACGTCTTCTGGAACGACGCAGGCTACTTCACGCCGCTGAAGAGCACGGGCAGCATCATGGACCTGACCTCCTACATCTCCAATGACGGCTTCCTGAGCAAGTATGCGGTGCCGGATGCGCTGAAGCACGTCGACGGCAAGATTTACAGCCTCTCTTCGGGGGCCGACACGTACTTTACGCCGGTGATCTTCTACCATAAAGATATGTTCGAGCAAGCCGGGGTCAAGGCGCCCGCTACGTTCGACGAGTTCCTCCAAATCTCGAAGACGCTCAAGGGCAAAGGCATGGTGCCGGCGGTTACGCCCGGCAAGGACGGATGGGGCGTGAAGCTCTTCATGCTGCAGCAGATGATCCAGATCGGCGATCCGCAGGCGATGGCGGACCTCGTGAGCAACAAAACGAACTTCGATAACCCATCCGTCCAGGAGGGAGCGGCCCGGATCGAGAAGATGGTCAAGGAAGGCGTGTTCCCGGACGGCATCGCCAACCTGGATTACGGACCGGCGATGGAGATGTTCACGTCCAAAAAGGCCGCTATGCTCATGATGTTCACATGGGAGCTGCCGAATCTCGCGAAAGACGAGACGGTCGATTTCTTCCCGTTCCCGAGCGCCGGCGACAAGTACGACCCGACGAAATCGGTGCAGTTCTGGGGTTCTCCGCTGAACGGCTATGCGGTGAGCGGCAAGACCAAGCACCCGGAAGAGGCGGTCAAGCTGGCCGAGTTCCTCGCCATGGCGGATGCCCTGTACTTCGAGACGACCGGAGCGCCGATCGCCCTGCAGACGGGCAACACCCCCGCGGACAAGAGCCCGCTGATGCAGAAGTTCGTGGACTGGTACAATCCGATCCCGAACAAGATCGCTTCGATGGCACTGAACTCGCTGGATGCGCGGACGTCGGCCGAGATGTCCACGGAAGGCGCTAACCTGCTGACGGGCGAATATGCCGCCCCGGATTTCAACAAAGCGATGAACAAGATCTGGAGCGAGAACACGTGGTTTGACAATTAA
- a CDS encoding carbohydrate ABC transporter permease, which translates to MATSAIRKRKFNANEISAGTNAVINTVFWIYSALCVIPLLIVVAVSLSDERTVTVEGYNIWPKKFSLGAYDFLLNDWKPIVHSYGVSIFVTVVGTLVALSIMTLYAYPISRRDFKHRGIFSFIVFFTILFNSGLVPFYLTYKQGLHLQNTMLVLMLPMFVQGFFVILIRTFFSGSIPPALIESAKIDGAGELRTFVRIVLPLSLPVLASVGLLCTLNYWNDWFLSLLFINQEGPMSIQFRMYKTLLDIAYLSSNSQAYSAIMQANPNFQMPSETARMAMAVVGIGPIIFIYPFFQRYFIQGLTVGAVKG; encoded by the coding sequence ATGGCAACCAGCGCCATCCGAAAACGAAAGTTTAACGCGAACGAAATCTCCGCCGGCACCAATGCCGTCATCAATACGGTCTTCTGGATTTACAGCGCGCTCTGCGTCATCCCGTTGCTCATCGTCGTGGCCGTCTCGCTGTCCGACGAACGGACGGTGACGGTCGAAGGCTATAACATCTGGCCGAAAAAATTCAGCCTGGGCGCCTACGATTTTCTGCTGAACGACTGGAAGCCGATCGTCCATTCCTACGGCGTGTCGATCTTCGTCACCGTCGTGGGCACGCTCGTCGCGCTCTCCATCATGACGCTGTACGCGTACCCGATCTCGCGGCGAGACTTCAAGCACCGCGGCATCTTTTCCTTCATCGTGTTTTTCACGATTTTGTTCAACAGCGGACTCGTGCCGTTCTACCTGACTTACAAGCAAGGGCTTCATTTGCAAAATACGATGCTCGTCCTCATGCTGCCGATGTTCGTCCAGGGGTTTTTCGTCATCCTGATCCGCACGTTTTTCTCAGGCTCGATCCCGCCGGCGCTTATCGAATCGGCCAAGATCGACGGAGCGGGCGAGCTGCGCACCTTCGTCCGGATCGTGCTGCCGCTGTCGCTGCCCGTGCTCGCCTCGGTCGGACTGCTGTGCACGCTGAATTATTGGAACGACTGGTTCCTGAGCCTTCTCTTCATCAACCAGGAAGGGCCGATGAGCATCCAATTCCGCATGTACAAGACGCTGCTCGATATCGCATATTTAAGCTCGAACTCCCAGGCGTACTCGGCGATCATGCAGGCGAATCCGAACTTCCAGATGCCGAGCGAGACAGCCCGGATGGCGATGGCCGTCGTCGGAATCGGACCGATCATCTTCATCTATCCGTTTTTCCAGCGCTACTTCATCCAGGGGCTCACCGTCGGCGCCGTCAAGGGCTGA
- a CDS encoding response regulator produces MYKVLIVDDEYYFRQALKISLPWTDLGFQIAGEAKNGAEALALLPELQPDVVLVDMNMPIMDGIEFIQKAKQRDQDTKFMVLSGHSEFVYARQAVHLGVFDYVLKPINEGELRGSLLDMKEQIQTERMGRMELEDLRKKARDSLPVLKEQVLNGLLQGNGQAAAASGQERLASLGIDLKGPYYSAVAIDLDPCDDWNREEDPLARKAAVQAIAQREMESAYPCAVCRDYEDRLVLVVGSPDGSSDALEAMCRTIRDKVRELPCSATIGIGGACRSLAAISGSYKEALLALKRRFVMGGDEVFAYAAAPETGMNVSLFPVEKRSGLLMGMRVGNPSETEAWLADFFGHVRAKQASIEMLLLAGMEIVSTCVEFLAEASQSFEDVFGQESQPDMLQRVQQMKTLTELEGWIRALILKVMDHVHRRKPNRSAKVIEEVKAYIASHYGNEELRIEDIAKSVHMNYNHLCFVFKKETTVTINDYLTETRIMKAKELFDRGDTVIQVVATRVGYADANYFGKCFKKYMGIPPSKYINKMG; encoded by the coding sequence ATGTATAAGGTGCTTATCGTAGACGACGAGTATTACTTCAGGCAAGCCTTGAAAATATCGCTTCCGTGGACGGACCTGGGCTTTCAGATTGCCGGGGAAGCGAAAAACGGGGCGGAAGCGCTGGCGCTCCTGCCCGAGTTACAGCCCGATGTCGTGCTGGTCGATATGAATATGCCGATCATGGACGGCATCGAATTTATTCAAAAAGCGAAGCAGCGGGATCAGGATACGAAATTTATGGTGCTGTCGGGGCACAGCGAATTTGTCTATGCCAGGCAAGCCGTGCATCTGGGCGTGTTCGATTACGTGCTGAAGCCGATTAACGAGGGAGAACTCCGGGGCTCCCTGCTGGACATGAAGGAACAGATTCAAACGGAGCGTATGGGCCGGATGGAGCTTGAGGATCTGAGGAAGAAAGCGAGAGACAGCTTGCCTGTCTTAAAAGAGCAGGTGCTGAACGGTTTGCTGCAGGGGAACGGCCAGGCGGCAGCGGCGTCGGGTCAGGAGCGGTTGGCATCCCTCGGAATCGATCTGAAGGGGCCCTATTATTCGGCGGTCGCGATCGATCTGGACCCTTGCGACGATTGGAATCGCGAAGAGGACCCGCTGGCGCGCAAGGCTGCCGTTCAGGCGATCGCGCAGCGCGAGATGGAGAGCGCTTACCCGTGTGCCGTCTGCCGCGATTATGAGGACCGTCTCGTCCTCGTCGTCGGATCGCCGGACGGCTCGTCCGACGCACTGGAAGCCATGTGCAGAACGATTCGCGACAAGGTTCGCGAGCTGCCGTGCTCGGCAACGATCGGGATCGGGGGCGCCTGCCGATCGTTGGCTGCGATCTCGGGTTCTTACAAGGAAGCGCTGCTTGCCTTGAAGCGCAGGTTTGTGATGGGGGGCGACGAAGTATTCGCGTATGCCGCAGCGCCGGAGACCGGCATGAACGTCAGTTTGTTCCCGGTGGAAAAAAGGAGCGGTTTGCTGATGGGCATGCGCGTCGGCAACCCGTCCGAGACGGAAGCGTGGCTTGCGGATTTTTTCGGGCATGTCCGCGCCAAGCAGGCCTCGATCGAAATGCTGCTGCTCGCCGGCATGGAGATCGTATCGACTTGCGTGGAGTTTCTGGCCGAAGCGTCGCAAAGCTTCGAGGACGTGTTCGGGCAGGAATCGCAGCCCGATATGCTTCAGCGCGTGCAGCAGATGAAAACCTTAACCGAGCTGGAAGGCTGGATTCGTGCCTTGATATTAAAAGTAATGGACCATGTGCATCGCCGCAAACCGAATCGTTCCGCCAAAGTCATCGAGGAAGTTAAAGCGTACATTGCGAGTCACTATGGGAATGAAGAGCTGAGAATCGAAGATATTGCCAAAAGCGTACATATGAATTACAACCATCTCTGCTTTGTGTTCAAAAAGGAAACGACGGTCACCATTAACGACTATCTGACCGAAACGCGGATCATGAAAGCAAAGGAACTGTTCGACCGGGGGGATACGGTCATCCAGGTCGTAGCCACGCGGGTGGGATACGCGGATGCCAATTATTTCGGGAAGTGTTTCAAAAAGTATATGGGCATTCCCCCGAGCAAGTATATCAACAAGATGGGTTAA
- a CDS encoding ABC transporter permease produces MEMEQATPTVPAAIDKPVRKAVRAKTLNQGYWKRYGVFYLMMAPALIVLIVNNYIPMAGALIAFKQMTYASPSFIQNFMDSPWVGWGNFKYLFASSDAWVITRNTMAYNAAFIVLNTIIGVGIAIALNVMRNRTLSKLHQTVLFLPYFMSWIILSYLVYAFLNPDIGILNKFVLPWFGAEPIDWYSDSKWWPVILPLVNTWKGIGYYAVIFLAAIVGIDNEYYEAAHMDGATKWRQIWTITIPLIRPVIITMTLLQIGRIFYADFGLFFQVTRNAGALYDKTLVIDTYVYQGFLVSGDIGMSSAAGLYQAVIGFILVLGANLVVRRISKEDALF; encoded by the coding sequence ATGGAGATGGAGCAGGCCACGCCAACCGTGCCGGCCGCGATCGACAAGCCCGTGCGCAAAGCGGTCAGGGCGAAGACGCTGAATCAGGGCTACTGGAAAAGGTACGGCGTGTTTTACTTGATGATGGCGCCGGCCTTGATCGTGCTGATCGTCAACAACTATATTCCGATGGCAGGTGCGCTGATCGCGTTCAAGCAGATGACGTACGCGTCGCCGAGCTTCATTCAGAACTTCATGGACAGTCCGTGGGTCGGCTGGGGCAACTTCAAGTATTTGTTCGCGAGCAGCGACGCCTGGGTCATCACGCGCAACACGATGGCGTACAACGCCGCGTTCATCGTCCTCAACACGATCATCGGCGTGGGGATCGCGATCGCGCTGAACGTCATGCGCAACCGGACGCTGTCCAAGCTGCATCAGACGGTCCTCTTTCTGCCCTACTTCATGTCGTGGATCATCCTCTCGTATCTCGTGTACGCGTTCCTCAACCCCGACATCGGCATTCTGAACAAATTCGTCCTGCCCTGGTTCGGCGCCGAGCCGATCGACTGGTACTCGGATTCGAAATGGTGGCCCGTCATCCTGCCGCTCGTCAACACGTGGAAGGGCATCGGCTACTACGCGGTTATCTTCCTCGCAGCGATCGTCGGCATCGACAACGAATACTACGAAGCAGCCCATATGGACGGGGCGACCAAGTGGAGGCAGATCTGGACGATCACGATCCCGCTCATCCGCCCGGTCATCATAACGATGACGCTGCTGCAGATCGGCCGGATTTTCTACGCGGACTTCGGCCTGTTCTTCCAGGTGACGCGCAATGCCGGCGCGCTCTACGACAAGACGCTGGTCATCGACACGTACGTGTATCAAGGCTTCCTCGTCTCGGGCGATATCGGGATGTCCTCGGCGGCCGGCCTTTACCAGGCAGTCATCGGCTTCATCCTTGTGCTGGGCGCGAATCTGGTCGTCAGACGCATCAGCAAGGAAGACGCCTTGTTCTAA